From the Dermochelys coriacea isolate rDerCor1 chromosome 26, rDerCor1.pri.v4, whole genome shotgun sequence genome, one window contains:
- the SORBS3 gene encoding vinexin isoform X2: protein MPQGERGTATGLRLQFGARPALSSSRRWQPAPQGAPWPWGSKPGAARDQQLLKSPDVLTPVLHPPAPWFRAAERHETAMAFQAAPSGTLQPRSVRPLGPLLQGWGPEPAAQKALLLCNSLPTPLQGTFRAAGNPHLWERHGAHPAGAGGSGCFPHSLSSPAPYATAGGCLNPEGPQGPSLEDFVPSHFQKREFLPAARSPAAPTVTSPQPSMWVPLQHRGPRVPVIHNCSSNTLNFEFRDTSPRTACNGTAEPRRAAPRSSVSDWYQTWPAKETKTLSSQAGPVPIPAGSAMGPLENGPLPVPHAAPCSAAWTKDSKRKDKRWVKYDGIGPVDETGMPIASRSSVDRPRDWYRSMFQQIHRKLPEPHLDWDFHHCVEPRPPALARKDPAPSGSPYLQNGLDWRGQEAANDAAMEPGSIFDYEPEKSSVFDHPNPAAEPLAGSADSWYQFLKELETGNLPKKPLATFPAEPPPPSQPIEVLLERELKQLSEELDKDMKALETHRHPCKTSSAAPCACSPCLTSAARPPSACRSHPASAQSPPAAHHCPPASPSMERGDLGLATSDWSRSPLRKDPPGHPGKSPWADGSESIEAVDGPVKREDKKMKAARVKFDFQAESPKELTMQKGDIVYIHKEVDRNWLEGEHYGRVGIFPSNYVEILPPTEVPKPIKQPTIQVLEYGEALAQYNFKGDLVVELSFRKGERICLVRKVDENWYEGRISGTSRQGIFPANYVQVVKEPRVKASEEFPASPNLTAPASPRLLAHAGSPAQLHSPGSLRSDPSSSFLAGSPTAQRRGTEGGILSSSPRHFGFTFPASPKLQHAGVSSSLLQGPQSPHLAPSTALLSPLSLSPQPPAPSRPQESPPAAVPSSLPGQSSVHEASVPTGCHLGGAGHLPQAVPSDNGSSIQWTPFRAIYQYRPQNEDELELREGDRVDVMQQCDDGWFVGVSRRTQKFGTFPGNYVAPV, encoded by the exons ATGCCTcagggagagagggggacagCAACTGGCCTGAGGCTGCAGTTCGGAGCCCGTCCTGCCCTCTCCAGCTCAAGGCGTTGGCAACCTGCACCACAGGGTGCTCCGTGGCCTTGGGGTTCAAAGCCAGGAGCAGCCAGAGATCAGCAGCtgttaaag AGCCCTGATGTGCTGACCCCTGTGCTCCACCCTCCCGCCCCGTGGTTCCGGGCAGCTGAGAGGCATGAGACAGCAATGGCGTTCCAGGCAGCCCCATCTGGGACACTGCAGCCCCGGAGC gtGCGACCCCTGGGACCTCTCCTGCAAGGCTGGGGACCGGAGCCTGCTGCGCAGAAAGCACTGCTCCTCTGCAACTCTCTTCCCACGCCCCTGCAGGGGACATTCAGGGCAGCTGGGAATCCCCATCTCTGGGAGAGACACGGTGCACATCcagcaggagcagggggcagcggctgctttccccacagtctctcctctccagccccctATGCCACGGCAGGGGGCTGCCTGAACCCTGAGGGGCCCCAGGGCCCCAGCTTGGAAGACTTCGTCCCATCCCACTTCCAGAAGAGGGAATTTCTTCCTGCTGCCAGGAGCCCGGCAGCCCCCACGGTCACATCCCCGCAGCCATCCATGTGGGTCCCACTGCAACACAGAGGACCCAGG GTGCCCGTGATCCATAACTGCAGCTCCAACACCCTGAACTTTGAGTTCCGTGACACGTCTCCCCGCACAGCCTGCAATGGCACTGCCGAGCCTAGGAGAGCTGCCCCCAGGAGCTCAG TGAGCGACTGGTACCAGACCTGGCCTGCCAAAGAAACGAAGACGCTGAGTTCTCAGGCAGGGCCTGTTCCCATCCCGGCTGGGTCGGCAATGGGACCCCTGGAGAACGGCCCTCTGCCTGTGCCCCACGCAGCCCCCTGTTCGGCCGCCTGGACCAAGGATAGCAAGAGGAAGGACAAGCGATGGGTGAAGTACGACGGGATCGGCCCGGTGGATGAGACAGGGATGCCGATCGCATCACGATCC AGCGTGGACCGGCCCCGGGACTGGTACCGGAGCATGTTCCAGCAGATCCACCGCAAGCTCCCGG AACCGCACCTGGACTGGGATTTCCACCACTGCGTGG AGCCACGCCCTCCGGCACTTGCACGAAAGGACCCCGCGCCAAGTGGCTCCCCTTACCTGCAGAATGGCCTGGACTG GAGGGGCCAGGAGGCAGCCAACGATGCCGCAATGGAGCCCGGAAGCATTTTCGACTACGAACCCGAGAAATCATCAGTATTTGACCATCCCAATCCA GCTGCAGAGCCCCTGGCGGGAAGTGCTGACAGCTGGTACCAATTTCTGAAGGAGCTGGAGACGGGGAACCTG CCTAAGAAGCCCCTGGCAACATTTCCTGCGGAGCCTCCCCCACCGTCCCAGCCAATCGAG GTGTTACTGGAGAGAGAGCTAAAGCAGCTTAGCGAGGAGCTAGACAAGGACATGAAAGCCCTGGAGACACATCGGCACCCTTGCAAG ACTTCCTCTGCGGCTCCCTGTGCTTGCTCCCCTTGCCTGACCTCTGCTGCCCG CCCGCCGTCTGCCTGCCGTTCCCATCCTGCCTCGGCGCAGAGCCCCCCCGCTGCCCACCACTGcccacctgccagccccagcaTGGAGAGAGGGGACCTGGGCCTGGCCACGAGCGATTGGAGCAGGTCTCCCCTCAGGAAAG ATCCCCCAGGCCACCCTGGGAAAAGCCCCTGGGCTGATGGGAGTGAGTCCATAGAGGCGGTGGATGGACCGGTAAAGAGAGAGGACAAGAAG atGAAAGCTGCTCGCGTCAAGTTTGACTTCCAGGCTGAGTCCCCAAA GGAGTTGACCATGCAGAAGGGGGACATCGTCTATATCCACAAGGAGGTGGACAGGAACTGGCTGGAAGGAGAGCACTATGGGAGGGTGGGCATATTCCCCTCCAACTACGTGGAG ATCCTGCCTCCCACCGAAGTGCCGAAGCCCATCAAGCAACCCACCATCCAGGTGCTGGAGTATGGAGAGGCCTTGGCCCAGTACAACTTCAAAGGGGACCTGGTGGTGGAGCTGTCCTTCCGCAAG GGCGAGCGCATCTGCCTGGTCCGCAAGGTGGATGAGAACTGGTATGAGGGACGGATCTCTGGCACCAGCCGCCAGGGCATCTTCCCGGCCAACTACGTGCAGGTGGTGAAGGAGCCGCGGGTCAAGGCCTCAGAGGAGTTCCCCGCCTCCCCAAACTTgactgcccctgcctccccaagGCTGCTGGCTCACGCAGGCTCACCGGCCCAGCTGCACTCGCCCGGTAGCCTGCGTTCCGATCCCTCGTCGTCCTTCCTGGCGGGCTCTCCCACTGCCCAACGGCGCGGCACGGAGGGGGGCATCCTGTCATCCTCACCGCGCCATTTCGGCTTCaccttccctgcctcccccaaaCTGCAGCATGCCGGAGTCTCGTCCAGCCTCCTCCAGGGGCCCCAGAGCCCCCATCTGGCCCCCAGCACCGCCTTGCTCTCCCCCCTGAGTCTGAGCCCGCAGCCTCCGGCCCCCTCCCGGCCACAGGAGAGTCCACCCGCAGCAGTGCCCTCCTCGCTCCCTGGGCAG AGCTCCGTCCATGAAGCCTCGGTACCTACAGGCTGCCACCTGGGCGGTGCTGGGCACCTCCCCCAGGCCGTCCCGTCTGACAACGGCTCCAGCATACAGTGGACCCC GTTCCGGGCCATTTATCAGTACAGACCCCAGAACGAGGACGAGCTGGAGCTGCGCGAAGGGGACCGGGTGGACGTCATGCAGCAGTGTGACGATGGCTGGTTTGTGG GTGTGTCCAGGAGAACCCAGAAATTCGGCACCTTCCCTGGCAATTACGTTGCTCCTGTGTAA
- the SORBS3 gene encoding vinexin isoform X4 produces MAAGERRQSPDVLTPVLHPPAPWFRAAERHETAMAFQAAPSGTLQPRSVRPLGPLLQGWGPEPAAQKALLLCNSLPTPLQGTFRAAGNPHLWERHGAHPAGAGGSGCFPHSLSSPAPYATAGGCLNPEGPQGPSLEDFVPSHFQKREFLPAARSPAAPTVTSPQPSMWVPLQHRGPRVPVIHNCSSNTLNFEFRDTSPRTACNGTAEPRRAAPRSSVSDWYQTWPAKETKTLSSQAGPVPIPAGSAMGPLENGPLPVPHAAPCSAAWTKDSKRKDKRWVKYDGIGPVDETGMPIASRSSVDRPRDWYRSMFQQIHRKLPEPHLDWDFHHCVEPRPPALARKDPAPSGSPYLQNGLDWRGQEAANDAAMEPGSIFDYEPEKSSVFDHPNPAAEPLAGSADSWYQFLKELETGNLPKKPLATFPAEPPPPSQPIEVLLERELKQLSEELDKDMKALETHRHPCKTSSAAPCACSPCLTSAARSPPSACRSHPASAQSPPAAHHCPPASPSMERGDLGLATSDWSRSPLRKDPPGHPGKSPWADGSESIEAVDGPVKREDKKMKAARVKFDFQAESPKELTMQKGDIVYIHKEVDRNWLEGEHYGRVGIFPSNYVEILPPTEVPKPIKQPTIQVLEYGEALAQYNFKGDLVVELSFRKGERICLVRKVDENWYEGRISGTSRQGIFPANYVQVVKEPRVKASEEFPASPNLTAPASPRLLAHAGSPAQLHSPGSLRSDPSSSFLAGSPTAQRRGTEGGILSSSPRHFGFTFPASPKLQHAGVSSSLLQGPQSPHLAPSTALLSPLSLSPQPPAPSRPQESPPAAVPSSLPGQSSVHEASVPTGCHLGGAGHLPQAVPSDNGSSIQWTPFRAIYQYRPQNEDELELREGDRVDVMQQCDDGWFVGVSRRTQKFGTFPGNYVAPV; encoded by the exons ATGGCTGCTGGGGAACGgcgccag AGCCCTGATGTGCTGACCCCTGTGCTCCACCCTCCCGCCCCGTGGTTCCGGGCAGCTGAGAGGCATGAGACAGCAATGGCGTTCCAGGCAGCCCCATCTGGGACACTGCAGCCCCGGAGC gtGCGACCCCTGGGACCTCTCCTGCAAGGCTGGGGACCGGAGCCTGCTGCGCAGAAAGCACTGCTCCTCTGCAACTCTCTTCCCACGCCCCTGCAGGGGACATTCAGGGCAGCTGGGAATCCCCATCTCTGGGAGAGACACGGTGCACATCcagcaggagcagggggcagcggctgctttccccacagtctctcctctccagccccctATGCCACGGCAGGGGGCTGCCTGAACCCTGAGGGGCCCCAGGGCCCCAGCTTGGAAGACTTCGTCCCATCCCACTTCCAGAAGAGGGAATTTCTTCCTGCTGCCAGGAGCCCGGCAGCCCCCACGGTCACATCCCCGCAGCCATCCATGTGGGTCCCACTGCAACACAGAGGACCCAGG GTGCCCGTGATCCATAACTGCAGCTCCAACACCCTGAACTTTGAGTTCCGTGACACGTCTCCCCGCACAGCCTGCAATGGCACTGCCGAGCCTAGGAGAGCTGCCCCCAGGAGCTCAG TGAGCGACTGGTACCAGACCTGGCCTGCCAAAGAAACGAAGACGCTGAGTTCTCAGGCAGGGCCTGTTCCCATCCCGGCTGGGTCGGCAATGGGACCCCTGGAGAACGGCCCTCTGCCTGTGCCCCACGCAGCCCCCTGTTCGGCCGCCTGGACCAAGGATAGCAAGAGGAAGGACAAGCGATGGGTGAAGTACGACGGGATCGGCCCGGTGGATGAGACAGGGATGCCGATCGCATCACGATCC AGCGTGGACCGGCCCCGGGACTGGTACCGGAGCATGTTCCAGCAGATCCACCGCAAGCTCCCGG AACCGCACCTGGACTGGGATTTCCACCACTGCGTGG AGCCACGCCCTCCGGCACTTGCACGAAAGGACCCCGCGCCAAGTGGCTCCCCTTACCTGCAGAATGGCCTGGACTG GAGGGGCCAGGAGGCAGCCAACGATGCCGCAATGGAGCCCGGAAGCATTTTCGACTACGAACCCGAGAAATCATCAGTATTTGACCATCCCAATCCA GCTGCAGAGCCCCTGGCGGGAAGTGCTGACAGCTGGTACCAATTTCTGAAGGAGCTGGAGACGGGGAACCTG CCTAAGAAGCCCCTGGCAACATTTCCTGCGGAGCCTCCCCCACCGTCCCAGCCAATCGAG GTGTTACTGGAGAGAGAGCTAAAGCAGCTTAGCGAGGAGCTAGACAAGGACATGAAAGCCCTGGAGACACATCGGCACCCTTGCAAG ACTTCCTCTGCGGCTCCCTGTGCTTGCTCCCCTTGCCTGACCTCTGCTGCCCG caGCCCGCCGTCTGCCTGCCGTTCCCATCCTGCCTCGGCGCAGAGCCCCCCCGCTGCCCACCACTGcccacctgccagccccagcaTGGAGAGAGGGGACCTGGGCCTGGCCACGAGCGATTGGAGCAGGTCTCCCCTCAGGAAAG ATCCCCCAGGCCACCCTGGGAAAAGCCCCTGGGCTGATGGGAGTGAGTCCATAGAGGCGGTGGATGGACCGGTAAAGAGAGAGGACAAGAAG atGAAAGCTGCTCGCGTCAAGTTTGACTTCCAGGCTGAGTCCCCAAA GGAGTTGACCATGCAGAAGGGGGACATCGTCTATATCCACAAGGAGGTGGACAGGAACTGGCTGGAAGGAGAGCACTATGGGAGGGTGGGCATATTCCCCTCCAACTACGTGGAG ATCCTGCCTCCCACCGAAGTGCCGAAGCCCATCAAGCAACCCACCATCCAGGTGCTGGAGTATGGAGAGGCCTTGGCCCAGTACAACTTCAAAGGGGACCTGGTGGTGGAGCTGTCCTTCCGCAAG GGCGAGCGCATCTGCCTGGTCCGCAAGGTGGATGAGAACTGGTATGAGGGACGGATCTCTGGCACCAGCCGCCAGGGCATCTTCCCGGCCAACTACGTGCAGGTGGTGAAGGAGCCGCGGGTCAAGGCCTCAGAGGAGTTCCCCGCCTCCCCAAACTTgactgcccctgcctccccaagGCTGCTGGCTCACGCAGGCTCACCGGCCCAGCTGCACTCGCCCGGTAGCCTGCGTTCCGATCCCTCGTCGTCCTTCCTGGCGGGCTCTCCCACTGCCCAACGGCGCGGCACGGAGGGGGGCATCCTGTCATCCTCACCGCGCCATTTCGGCTTCaccttccctgcctcccccaaaCTGCAGCATGCCGGAGTCTCGTCCAGCCTCCTCCAGGGGCCCCAGAGCCCCCATCTGGCCCCCAGCACCGCCTTGCTCTCCCCCCTGAGTCTGAGCCCGCAGCCTCCGGCCCCCTCCCGGCCACAGGAGAGTCCACCCGCAGCAGTGCCCTCCTCGCTCCCTGGGCAG AGCTCCGTCCATGAAGCCTCGGTACCTACAGGCTGCCACCTGGGCGGTGCTGGGCACCTCCCCCAGGCCGTCCCGTCTGACAACGGCTCCAGCATACAGTGGACCCC GTTCCGGGCCATTTATCAGTACAGACCCCAGAACGAGGACGAGCTGGAGCTGCGCGAAGGGGACCGGGTGGACGTCATGCAGCAGTGTGACGATGGCTGGTTTGTGG GTGTGTCCAGGAGAACCCAGAAATTCGGCACCTTCCCTGGCAATTACGTTGCTCCTGTGTAA
- the SORBS3 gene encoding vinexin isoform X1 → MPQGERGTATGLRLQFGARPALSSSRRWQPAPQGAPWPWGSKPGAARDQQLLKSPDVLTPVLHPPAPWFRAAERHETAMAFQAAPSGTLQPRSVRPLGPLLQGWGPEPAAQKALLLCNSLPTPLQGTFRAAGNPHLWERHGAHPAGAGGSGCFPHSLSSPAPYATAGGCLNPEGPQGPSLEDFVPSHFQKREFLPAARSPAAPTVTSPQPSMWVPLQHRGPRVPVIHNCSSNTLNFEFRDTSPRTACNGTAEPRRAAPRSSVSDWYQTWPAKETKTLSSQAGPVPIPAGSAMGPLENGPLPVPHAAPCSAAWTKDSKRKDKRWVKYDGIGPVDETGMPIASRSSVDRPRDWYRSMFQQIHRKLPEPHLDWDFHHCVEPRPPALARKDPAPSGSPYLQNGLDWRGQEAANDAAMEPGSIFDYEPEKSSVFDHPNPAAEPLAGSADSWYQFLKELETGNLPKKPLATFPAEPPPPSQPIEVLLERELKQLSEELDKDMKALETHRHPCKTSSAAPCACSPCLTSAARSPPSACRSHPASAQSPPAAHHCPPASPSMERGDLGLATSDWSRSPLRKDPPGHPGKSPWADGSESIEAVDGPVKREDKKMKAARVKFDFQAESPKELTMQKGDIVYIHKEVDRNWLEGEHYGRVGIFPSNYVEILPPTEVPKPIKQPTIQVLEYGEALAQYNFKGDLVVELSFRKGERICLVRKVDENWYEGRISGTSRQGIFPANYVQVVKEPRVKASEEFPASPNLTAPASPRLLAHAGSPAQLHSPGSLRSDPSSSFLAGSPTAQRRGTEGGILSSSPRHFGFTFPASPKLQHAGVSSSLLQGPQSPHLAPSTALLSPLSLSPQPPAPSRPQESPPAAVPSSLPGQSSVHEASVPTGCHLGGAGHLPQAVPSDNGSSIQWTPFRAIYQYRPQNEDELELREGDRVDVMQQCDDGWFVGVSRRTQKFGTFPGNYVAPV, encoded by the exons ATGCCTcagggagagagggggacagCAACTGGCCTGAGGCTGCAGTTCGGAGCCCGTCCTGCCCTCTCCAGCTCAAGGCGTTGGCAACCTGCACCACAGGGTGCTCCGTGGCCTTGGGGTTCAAAGCCAGGAGCAGCCAGAGATCAGCAGCtgttaaag AGCCCTGATGTGCTGACCCCTGTGCTCCACCCTCCCGCCCCGTGGTTCCGGGCAGCTGAGAGGCATGAGACAGCAATGGCGTTCCAGGCAGCCCCATCTGGGACACTGCAGCCCCGGAGC gtGCGACCCCTGGGACCTCTCCTGCAAGGCTGGGGACCGGAGCCTGCTGCGCAGAAAGCACTGCTCCTCTGCAACTCTCTTCCCACGCCCCTGCAGGGGACATTCAGGGCAGCTGGGAATCCCCATCTCTGGGAGAGACACGGTGCACATCcagcaggagcagggggcagcggctgctttccccacagtctctcctctccagccccctATGCCACGGCAGGGGGCTGCCTGAACCCTGAGGGGCCCCAGGGCCCCAGCTTGGAAGACTTCGTCCCATCCCACTTCCAGAAGAGGGAATTTCTTCCTGCTGCCAGGAGCCCGGCAGCCCCCACGGTCACATCCCCGCAGCCATCCATGTGGGTCCCACTGCAACACAGAGGACCCAGG GTGCCCGTGATCCATAACTGCAGCTCCAACACCCTGAACTTTGAGTTCCGTGACACGTCTCCCCGCACAGCCTGCAATGGCACTGCCGAGCCTAGGAGAGCTGCCCCCAGGAGCTCAG TGAGCGACTGGTACCAGACCTGGCCTGCCAAAGAAACGAAGACGCTGAGTTCTCAGGCAGGGCCTGTTCCCATCCCGGCTGGGTCGGCAATGGGACCCCTGGAGAACGGCCCTCTGCCTGTGCCCCACGCAGCCCCCTGTTCGGCCGCCTGGACCAAGGATAGCAAGAGGAAGGACAAGCGATGGGTGAAGTACGACGGGATCGGCCCGGTGGATGAGACAGGGATGCCGATCGCATCACGATCC AGCGTGGACCGGCCCCGGGACTGGTACCGGAGCATGTTCCAGCAGATCCACCGCAAGCTCCCGG AACCGCACCTGGACTGGGATTTCCACCACTGCGTGG AGCCACGCCCTCCGGCACTTGCACGAAAGGACCCCGCGCCAAGTGGCTCCCCTTACCTGCAGAATGGCCTGGACTG GAGGGGCCAGGAGGCAGCCAACGATGCCGCAATGGAGCCCGGAAGCATTTTCGACTACGAACCCGAGAAATCATCAGTATTTGACCATCCCAATCCA GCTGCAGAGCCCCTGGCGGGAAGTGCTGACAGCTGGTACCAATTTCTGAAGGAGCTGGAGACGGGGAACCTG CCTAAGAAGCCCCTGGCAACATTTCCTGCGGAGCCTCCCCCACCGTCCCAGCCAATCGAG GTGTTACTGGAGAGAGAGCTAAAGCAGCTTAGCGAGGAGCTAGACAAGGACATGAAAGCCCTGGAGACACATCGGCACCCTTGCAAG ACTTCCTCTGCGGCTCCCTGTGCTTGCTCCCCTTGCCTGACCTCTGCTGCCCG caGCCCGCCGTCTGCCTGCCGTTCCCATCCTGCCTCGGCGCAGAGCCCCCCCGCTGCCCACCACTGcccacctgccagccccagcaTGGAGAGAGGGGACCTGGGCCTGGCCACGAGCGATTGGAGCAGGTCTCCCCTCAGGAAAG ATCCCCCAGGCCACCCTGGGAAAAGCCCCTGGGCTGATGGGAGTGAGTCCATAGAGGCGGTGGATGGACCGGTAAAGAGAGAGGACAAGAAG atGAAAGCTGCTCGCGTCAAGTTTGACTTCCAGGCTGAGTCCCCAAA GGAGTTGACCATGCAGAAGGGGGACATCGTCTATATCCACAAGGAGGTGGACAGGAACTGGCTGGAAGGAGAGCACTATGGGAGGGTGGGCATATTCCCCTCCAACTACGTGGAG ATCCTGCCTCCCACCGAAGTGCCGAAGCCCATCAAGCAACCCACCATCCAGGTGCTGGAGTATGGAGAGGCCTTGGCCCAGTACAACTTCAAAGGGGACCTGGTGGTGGAGCTGTCCTTCCGCAAG GGCGAGCGCATCTGCCTGGTCCGCAAGGTGGATGAGAACTGGTATGAGGGACGGATCTCTGGCACCAGCCGCCAGGGCATCTTCCCGGCCAACTACGTGCAGGTGGTGAAGGAGCCGCGGGTCAAGGCCTCAGAGGAGTTCCCCGCCTCCCCAAACTTgactgcccctgcctccccaagGCTGCTGGCTCACGCAGGCTCACCGGCCCAGCTGCACTCGCCCGGTAGCCTGCGTTCCGATCCCTCGTCGTCCTTCCTGGCGGGCTCTCCCACTGCCCAACGGCGCGGCACGGAGGGGGGCATCCTGTCATCCTCACCGCGCCATTTCGGCTTCaccttccctgcctcccccaaaCTGCAGCATGCCGGAGTCTCGTCCAGCCTCCTCCAGGGGCCCCAGAGCCCCCATCTGGCCCCCAGCACCGCCTTGCTCTCCCCCCTGAGTCTGAGCCCGCAGCCTCCGGCCCCCTCCCGGCCACAGGAGAGTCCACCCGCAGCAGTGCCCTCCTCGCTCCCTGGGCAG AGCTCCGTCCATGAAGCCTCGGTACCTACAGGCTGCCACCTGGGCGGTGCTGGGCACCTCCCCCAGGCCGTCCCGTCTGACAACGGCTCCAGCATACAGTGGACCCC GTTCCGGGCCATTTATCAGTACAGACCCCAGAACGAGGACGAGCTGGAGCTGCGCGAAGGGGACCGGGTGGACGTCATGCAGCAGTGTGACGATGGCTGGTTTGTGG GTGTGTCCAGGAGAACCCAGAAATTCGGCACCTTCCCTGGCAATTACGTTGCTCCTGTGTAA